One genomic window of Leptotrichia shahii includes the following:
- a CDS encoding fructose bisphosphate aldolase, which translates to MKERLERMRNGKGFIAALDQSGGSTPKALKLYGIDESEYSNDTEMFDLIHKMRTRIIKSPAFSDKEIVGAILFEQTMDRKIDDKYTADFLWEEKGVLPFLKVDKGLQELEDGVQLMKPIPGLDELLSRANERHIFGTKMRSVIKKASQTGIAKVVDQQFEVADKIIAAGLVPIIEPEVDIHNVDKAECETILKNEIKKHLDKLPETSNVMLKVTLPTVENFYEDLTEHPRVVRVVALSGGYPREKANEILAKNKGVIASFSRALTEGLSAQQSDDEFDKDLAKAIKEIYEASVK; encoded by the coding sequence ATGAAAGAAAGATTAGAAAGAATGAGAAATGGTAAAGGATTTATTGCCGCATTGGATCAAAGTGGTGGAAGTACTCCAAAAGCACTGAAATTGTATGGAATTGACGAAAGCGAGTATTCTAATGATACAGAAATGTTTGACTTAATTCATAAAATGAGAACAAGAATCATAAAAAGTCCTGCTTTTAGTGATAAAGAAATTGTAGGAGCTATTTTATTTGAACAAACTATGGATAGAAAAATTGACGATAAATATACAGCTGACTTTTTGTGGGAGGAAAAAGGAGTATTACCTTTCTTAAAAGTTGATAAAGGACTTCAAGAATTGGAAGATGGTGTTCAATTAATGAAGCCAATTCCAGGATTAGATGAACTTTTGAGCCGAGCGAATGAAAGACATATTTTTGGAACAAAAATGCGTTCTGTTATAAAAAAGGCATCACAAACAGGAATTGCAAAAGTTGTAGATCAGCAATTTGAAGTTGCAGATAAAATTATTGCAGCCGGACTTGTTCCAATTATTGAGCCAGAAGTAGATATTCATAATGTTGACAAAGCAGAATGTGAAACAATTTTGAAAAATGAAATCAAAAAACATCTTGATAAATTACCTGAAACTTCAAATGTAATGTTGAAAGTAACTTTGCCTACAGTTGAAAACTTTTACGAAGATTTGACAGAACATCCAAGAGTTGTTAGAGTTGTTGCATTATCAGGAGGTTACCCAAGAGAAAAAGCAAACGAGATTCTTGCTAAAAATAAAGGAGTTATTGCAAGTTTCTCAAGAGCATTAACTGAAGGATTGTCGGCACAACAAAGTGATGATGAATTTGATAAAGATTTGGCAAAAGCTATTAAAGAAATTTATGAAGCTTCTGTAAAATAA
- a CDS encoding radical SAM protein gives MIRYSVIKEKNPREIVLLKGFSCAYGKCAFCNYILDNTNDEEEMKKVNFEALSRVTGEYGVLEVINSGSVFELNSVTLERIRKICKEKNIKILYFEAYFGYLNRLNEIREYFSEQEVRFAFGLETFDNDYRTKVLKKKFILNERVLEKLKSEYQMCLLMICTKGQTKEQILNDIEKGMENFKELVISVFVNNGTEIERDEELVAWFLTEIYPKYKEKQNIEILIDNKDFGVYVQ, from the coding sequence ATGATAAGATATAGTGTAATAAAAGAAAAAAATCCTAGAGAAATAGTACTTTTAAAAGGATTTAGCTGTGCATATGGAAAGTGTGCTTTTTGTAATTATATTTTGGATAATACGAATGACGAAGAAGAAATGAAAAAGGTAAACTTTGAGGCTTTAAGCAGGGTTACAGGCGAATATGGAGTTCTTGAAGTAATAAATTCTGGTTCTGTGTTTGAATTGAATAGTGTGACATTGGAAAGAATAAGAAAAATTTGTAAAGAGAAAAATATAAAAATTCTTTATTTTGAGGCATATTTTGGGTATTTGAACAGATTGAATGAAATTAGAGAGTATTTTTCTGAACAGGAAGTGAGATTTGCATTTGGATTGGAAACTTTTGACAATGATTATAGAACTAAAGTTTTGAAGAAAAAGTTTATTTTGAATGAGAGAGTTTTAGAAAAATTGAAAAGTGAATATCAGATGTGTCTATTAATGATTTGTACAAAAGGGCAGACAAAAGAACAGATTTTAAACGACATTGAGAAAGGAATGGAAAATTTTAAGGAATTGGTTATAAGTGTGTTTGTGAATAATGGTACGGAAATTGAAAGAGATGAAGAACTTGTGGCGTGGTTTTTGACAGAAATTTATCCAAAATATAAAGAAAAACAAAATATAGAAATTTTGATTGATAATAAAGATTTTGGAGTGTATGTTCAATAA
- a CDS encoding tRNA1(Val) (adenine(37)-N6)-methyltransferase, which yields MKKTGEEMITPIKNMKIIQRNDFQNFTLDSVLLSDFVKINRKTKNILDIGTGCGIIALLLVQRSKAQITGIELQQTMAEIAERNVENNKFENQIKIINEDIKNYKNIFNRDEFDAIVTNPPYFEFIGNVSQISNLEQLAYARHNINLTLEEIIKISSYLLKNMGSFSIVFRSERLVEVLALLQKYNLEPKRMKNCYTKWGENSKICLLEAIKDAKKGFSIEMPLFVYDENGQKNEYIENLYKSSDRN from the coding sequence ATGAAAAAAACTGGAGAAGAGATGATTACTCCAATAAAAAATATGAAAATAATTCAGCGAAATGATTTTCAAAACTTTACGCTTGATTCAGTTTTACTTTCTGATTTTGTAAAAATTAATCGGAAAACAAAAAATATTCTTGATATTGGAACTGGCTGCGGAATTATCGCTTTACTCTTGGTACAACGTTCAAAGGCACAAATTACAGGCATTGAATTGCAGCAAACGATGGCAGAAATTGCTGAAAGAAATGTTGAAAATAATAAATTTGAGAATCAAATTAAAATAATAAATGAAGATATAAAAAATTATAAAAATATTTTTAACCGTGATGAATTTGACGCAATTGTTACAAATCCCCCATATTTTGAGTTTATCGGCAATGTTTCCCAGATAAGCAATTTGGAACAGCTGGCATACGCAAGGCACAATATTAATTTGACACTTGAGGAAATTATAAAAATTTCTTCCTATTTATTAAAAAATATGGGAAGTTTTTCAATTGTATTCCGAAGCGAACGGCTGGTGGAAGTTCTAGCGCTTTTACAAAAATATAATTTAGAGCCAAAAAGAATGAAAAATTGCTATACTAAATGGGGTGAAAACTCAAAAATTTGTTTATTGGAAGCAATAAAAGATGCTAAGAAGGGATTTTCCATTGAAATGCCTCTTTTTGTTTATGATGAAAATGGGCAAAAGAATGAATATATTGAAAATTTATATAAAAGTTCGGATAGAAATTAA
- a CDS encoding PolC-type DNA polymerase III — MSTKYLKIKPSDDFFRKYGIKNFEIEYVNLFSKKREMEIFVRVHNFAAHSEIRDLRWSLYKNFEDGVKLKIKLDVNPELIRENVAEFVKFMIENYKDESKRYQYIFATYEVESIENSVFIKLPSHHLIEEAQKTDAKEELKNKICECTSDLVKVEFVNGEFKEIKEKLKAQSELNSVKASELPKYENTETKNGNRYSNGGNFNGNNNGYRRKEIPDMEAALFSTLDILNDGKNVALEGKVFNVGMRETKNGKLMCDFMITDYTDSVSCRIFFNTDEDIQVKLGEWVKVTGTFESDMYTGEKYIRTQKVEAIDSKDVKKEDNAPKKRIELHAHTNMSEMSGVMSIKDYAKRAKEFGHSGIAVTDYGVVHSFPFAFKEANEDFKVIFGMEAYVVDDEQDLITNPKDKMIEDEIYVVFDIETTGFDPFNDKIIEIGAVKMRGKEIIGEFSEFVNPEIPIPPKITELTTITDEMVANAEKIETVLPKFLEFCANTTVVAHNAKFDVGFIKQKTIEQGLEYSPSVIDTLPLARTLLPDSRGYGLANLVKYFGITLETHHRAVDDAKATAEVFQKFLNMILSKGILKLIEINTDLQPNIQNSETLNTMILVKNQAGLRDLYELVSRSNIEFFGMRRPRIPKTLLNSMRENLLIASSASASERNKGELVNLYLRGAEKDDIEEKARFYDYIEIHPYTNYADMVERTSKEIESYDIIKEMNKYFYELGKSQNKIVVATGDAHYLEEREAINRNVLLLGSGTMWKTETSEGVRGYEFFDRKLYFKTTEEMLEAFNYLGKEAAQEVVVENTHKINDMIEQVRPIPTGFYPPKIDGAEDEVREMTYKKLEELYGENIDESLKERVEKELNSIIQNGFAVLYLIAQKLVHKSVDAGYLVGSRGSVGSSIVAYLMGITEVNGLYPHYRCPKCKHTEFMNEEGSGVDYPDKNCPECGTKYIKDGHAIPFEVFMGFNGDKVPDIDLNFSGEYQGEIHKYTEELFGSDNVFRAGTISTLAEKNAFGYVKKYLEEVEGTPEIKERKAEVMRIAKGCEGARKTTGQHPGGMIVVPKDKSIYDFCPIQRPANDMKSASKTTHFDYHVMDEQLVKLDILGHDDPTTLRILQDLTDVDIYTIPLDDKEVMSLFSGTEALGVTPDEIGSPTGTSGIPEFGTSFVKQMLVDTRPKTFAELVRISGLSHGTDVWLNNAQDYVRSGIATLSQIITVRDDIMNKLIDDGLDKSLAFSIMEFVRKGQPTKNREKWQEYSKTMKEHGVEQWYIDSCEKIKYMFPKGHAVAYVMMAVRIAYFKVHYPIEFYTAFLNRKVGDFKMTTMFRPVEDLKRAKMEMDRKGNLNAKEKQELFLYEILIEMHYRKIELEQIDIYKSEAKLFTIQDGKIRMPLIAMDGLGESVAEKVVAERKESNFLSIEDLVKRTKLNKTVVDLMKEYGCLKDLSATNQQTLF; from the coding sequence GTGAGTACTAAATACTTAAAAATTAAGCCATCAGATGATTTTTTTAGAAAATATGGGATTAAAAATTTTGAGATTGAGTATGTCAATTTGTTTTCTAAAAAGAGAGAGATGGAGATATTTGTAAGGGTTCATAATTTTGCTGCACATAGTGAGATACGAGATTTAAGATGGTCGCTTTACAAAAATTTTGAAGATGGAGTAAAACTTAAAATCAAATTGGATGTTAATCCTGAATTGATTCGAGAAAATGTTGCTGAATTTGTAAAATTTATGATTGAGAATTATAAAGATGAAAGTAAAAGATATCAATATATTTTTGCAACTTATGAAGTGGAAAGCATAGAAAATTCTGTATTTATAAAACTACCATCACATCATTTAATAGAAGAGGCTCAAAAGACCGATGCAAAGGAAGAGTTAAAAAACAAGATTTGTGAATGTACTAGTGATTTAGTAAAAGTTGAATTTGTGAATGGCGAGTTTAAGGAAATTAAGGAAAAATTAAAAGCTCAAAGCGAGCTAAACTCGGTAAAGGCTAGCGAACTTCCTAAATATGAGAATACTGAGACGAAGAATGGAAACAGATATTCAAATGGCGGGAATTTTAATGGAAATAATAATGGATATAGGCGGAAAGAAATTCCTGATATGGAGGCTGCCCTTTTTTCTACACTTGATATTTTAAATGATGGAAAAAATGTAGCGTTAGAAGGAAAAGTTTTCAATGTAGGCATGAGAGAAACTAAGAATGGGAAGTTAATGTGTGATTTTATGATTACAGACTATACAGATTCTGTTAGTTGTAGAATATTCTTTAATACAGATGAGGATATTCAGGTAAAACTTGGGGAATGGGTAAAAGTTACAGGAACATTTGAATCGGATATGTATACTGGGGAAAAATATATAAGAACTCAAAAAGTGGAAGCTATTGACTCCAAAGATGTGAAAAAAGAAGACAATGCTCCGAAAAAAAGAATAGAACTTCATGCACATACGAATATGAGTGAAATGAGCGGAGTTATGTCAATCAAGGATTATGCAAAAAGAGCGAAAGAATTTGGGCATAGCGGGATTGCTGTGACGGATTACGGAGTGGTGCATTCATTTCCGTTTGCATTTAAAGAGGCAAATGAGGATTTCAAGGTTATTTTTGGGATGGAGGCGTATGTAGTCGATGACGAGCAGGACTTGATTACTAATCCTAAGGATAAGATGATTGAAGATGAAATTTATGTTGTATTCGATATTGAAACGACAGGATTTGATCCGTTTAATGATAAAATAATTGAAATTGGGGCTGTGAAAATGCGTGGAAAGGAAATTATCGGGGAATTTTCTGAATTTGTAAATCCTGAAATTCCAATTCCGCCAAAAATAACAGAACTTACAACAATTACTGATGAAATGGTCGCAAATGCTGAAAAAATAGAAACTGTACTGCCAAAATTTTTAGAATTTTGTGCTAATACAACGGTAGTTGCCCACAATGCGAAATTTGACGTGGGATTTATCAAGCAAAAAACTATTGAGCAAGGGCTTGAGTATTCTCCAAGCGTGATTGATACATTGCCTTTGGCTAGAACATTGCTTCCTGATTCGAGAGGATATGGTCTTGCTAATTTGGTAAAATATTTTGGAATCACACTTGAAACACACCATAGGGCTGTTGATGATGCAAAGGCTACTGCGGAAGTTTTTCAGAAATTTTTAAATATGATTTTAAGTAAAGGGATTTTGAAACTGATTGAGATTAATACGGATTTACAGCCGAATATTCAAAATTCTGAAACATTGAACACCATGATTTTGGTAAAAAATCAGGCTGGGCTTCGTGACCTATACGAGCTTGTATCACGTTCCAACATAGAATTTTTTGGAATGAGAAGACCTAGAATACCAAAAACTTTGTTAAACAGCATGAGGGAAAATCTGTTAATTGCAAGTTCGGCTTCGGCTTCTGAAAGAAATAAGGGGGAACTTGTAAATCTATATTTACGTGGGGCAGAAAAAGATGACATTGAGGAAAAAGCGAGATTTTATGATTATATCGAGATTCATCCATATACAAACTATGCTGACATGGTGGAAAGAACGAGCAAGGAAATTGAAAGTTACGATATAATAAAGGAAATGAACAAGTATTTTTATGAACTTGGAAAAAGTCAGAATAAAATTGTAGTTGCTACAGGGGATGCACATTATCTTGAAGAGCGTGAAGCAATTAACAGGAATGTTCTTCTTTTGGGAAGTGGAACAATGTGGAAAACTGAAACTTCGGAGGGAGTTAGAGGATATGAGTTTTTCGACAGAAAATTGTATTTTAAAACTACTGAAGAAATGTTGGAGGCATTTAACTATCTAGGAAAAGAAGCGGCTCAGGAAGTCGTTGTGGAAAATACTCATAAAATCAATGATATGATAGAGCAGGTTCGTCCAATCCCAACTGGATTCTATCCGCCGAAAATTGACGGGGCAGAAGATGAAGTAAGGGAAATGACTTACAAGAAACTTGAAGAACTTTATGGGGAAAATATTGATGAGAGCCTGAAGGAAAGAGTGGAAAAGGAGCTTAATTCGATTATTCAAAATGGATTTGCGGTGCTTTATCTGATTGCACAGAAACTTGTGCATAAATCGGTGGACGCAGGTTATCTTGTAGGTTCACGTGGTTCGGTTGGATCTTCAATAGTTGCCTATCTTATGGGAATTACCGAAGTAAATGGACTTTATCCGCACTACAGATGTCCGAAATGTAAGCATACGGAATTTATGAACGAGGAAGGAAGTGGAGTTGACTATCCTGACAAAAATTGTCCAGAATGTGGTACAAAATATATAAAAGATGGACACGCCATCCCATTTGAAGTGTTTATGGGATTTAACGGAGATAAAGTGCCAGATATTGACTTGAACTTTTCCGGGGAATATCAAGGGGAGATTCATAAATATACGGAAGAGCTGTTTGGAAGTGACAATGTCTTTCGTGCTGGAACAATTTCTACACTTGCTGAAAAGAATGCTTTTGGGTATGTGAAAAAATATCTTGAAGAAGTGGAAGGAACACCTGAAATAAAGGAAAGAAAAGCAGAAGTTATGAGAATTGCAAAAGGCTGTGAAGGGGCTAGAAAAACTACTGGACAGCATCCTGGCGGAATGATAGTCGTTCCAAAGGACAAGTCAATTTACGATTTTTGTCCAATCCAGCGTCCAGCAAATGATATGAAATCAGCTTCCAAGACAACCCATTTTGATTATCACGTAATGGATGAACAGCTTGTAAAACTAGATATACTGGGACACGACGATCCGACAACGCTTAGAATTTTGCAGGATTTGACAGATGTTGATATTTATACGATTCCGCTTGATGATAAGGAAGTAATGAGTTTATTCAGCGGTACAGAGGCACTTGGTGTAACTCCAGATGAAATCGGCTCTCCGACAGGTACATCAGGAATACCTGAATTTGGAACGTCTTTCGTAAAACAGATGCTAGTTGACACACGTCCAAAAACTTTTGCGGAATTAGTCAGAATTTCTGGACTTTCACACGGAACAGACGTTTGGCTGAATAATGCACAGGATTACGTAAGAAGTGGAATTGCAACCTTGAGTCAGATTATCACGGTGCGGGATGACATTATGAATAAGCTGATTGACGATGGACTTGATAAATCATTAGCCTTTTCCATAATGGAATTTGTAAGAAAAGGACAGCCTACGAAAAATCGTGAAAAGTGGCAGGAATATTCTAAAACAATGAAAGAACACGGTGTAGAGCAATGGTACATTGATTCATGCGAAAAAATAAAATATATGTTCCCAAAAGGGCATGCGGTGGCTTACGTAATGATGGCAGTAAGAATCGCTTATTTTAAAGTGCATTATCCAATCGAATTTTACACAGCATTCCTAAATAGAAAAGTTGGAGATTTTAAAATGACAACAATGTTCAGACCAGTGGAAGACTTGAAACGGGCAAAAATGGAAATGGACAGAAAAGGAAACTTAAACGCTAAAGAAAAGCAAGAATTATTCCTATACGAAATTTTAATTGAAATGCACTACCGTAAAATCGAACTGGAACAAATTGACATCTATAAATCAGAAGCAAAACTTTTCACAATACAGGACGGCAAAATTAGAATGCCATTAATTGCAATGGATGGACTGGGAGAATCTGTTGCTGAAAAGGTAGTTGCCGAGCGGAAAGAATCTAATTTTCTGTCAATTGAGGATTTGGTGAAACGTACGAAATTGAATAAGACGGTTGTGGATTTGATGAAGGAATATGGATGTTTGAAGGATTTATCAGCTACAAATCAGCAGACATTGTTTTAA
- the pncB gene encoding nicotinate phosphoribosyltransferase, which translates to MKLKPIITSLLDTDLYKFNMNQVIFHKHTDLVGEYHFKCRTPNIFFTKEMVTEINDQIDHLCSLRFKNEELNYLRSIRFIKPDYVEFLRLWHPIKDYVTTVLENGELKVIVSGPLFSAMQFEIYLLEIINEVYFRMKFNYDELLISAKEKLEKKILDFKNKKYNFKFAEFGCRRRLSREWQEEVVKKLSSETQNMVGTSNVFLAMKYNLVPIGTYAHEYVQMYQGIDSIPLSYTNHYALKDWYDEYKGDNGTALTDTITTDLFLRDFDRSMVNNYTGVRHDSGDPYIWAEKILNHYQKYGIDPKTKTLLFSDSLNFDEAEKLYQTFKDKVKISFGIGTFVTNDTKEKPLNIVIKLQYVNGRPVAKLSDVEGKVMCDDEKYLKYLKASVKFRLEREKEY; encoded by the coding sequence ATGAAACTAAAGCCAATTATAACATCACTGCTTGATACAGATCTTTACAAATTTAATATGAATCAAGTAATTTTTCACAAACATACTGATTTAGTCGGAGAATATCACTTTAAATGCCGTACTCCAAATATTTTTTTTACAAAAGAAATGGTTACGGAAATAAACGATCAAATTGACCATTTGTGCAGTTTACGGTTTAAAAATGAAGAATTAAACTACTTGCGTTCGATAAGATTTATAAAGCCAGACTATGTCGAATTTTTAAGACTGTGGCATCCAATTAAAGATTATGTAACCACAGTGCTTGAAAATGGAGAACTTAAAGTTATTGTTTCAGGACCACTTTTCAGTGCAATGCAGTTTGAAATTTACTTGCTTGAAATTATTAACGAAGTGTATTTTAGAATGAAGTTTAATTATGATGAATTGCTTATTTCTGCAAAAGAAAAATTAGAAAAAAAGATTTTGGATTTTAAAAATAAAAAATATAACTTTAAATTTGCCGAATTTGGCTGTAGAAGACGTCTTTCAAGGGAATGGCAGGAAGAAGTAGTGAAAAAATTATCCAGCGAAACTCAAAATATGGTCGGAACTTCCAATGTATTTTTGGCAATGAAATACAACTTAGTGCCAATCGGAACTTATGCACATGAATATGTCCAAATGTATCAGGGAATCGACTCAATTCCGCTATCTTACACAAATCATTATGCATTAAAAGACTGGTATGACGAATACAAGGGAGATAACGGAACAGCACTTACCGACACAATAACGACAGACTTATTTTTAAGAGATTTTGACAGAAGCATGGTAAATAACTACACAGGAGTGCGGCATGATTCAGGTGATCCATATATCTGGGCTGAAAAAATATTGAATCACTACCAAAAATATGGAATAGATCCAAAGACAAAGACACTTTTGTTCAGCGATTCACTAAATTTTGATGAAGCAGAAAAACTTTACCAGACATTCAAAGATAAAGTAAAAATTTCTTTTGGAATCGGAACATTTGTAACTAATGATACGAAAGAAAAGCCACTGAATATTGTAATAAAACTTCAGTATGTAAATGGCAGGCCAGTTGCTAAATTGAGTGATGTGGAAGGAAAAGTCATGTGTGATGATGAAAAATATTTAAAATATTTGAAGGCATCAGTAAAATTTAGGCTGGAGCGGGAAAAAGAATATTGA
- the nadE gene encoding NAD(+) synthase yields MKNEKEKVIEWIKKYFEENGKNCKAVVGISGGTDSSVVTALCVAALGRENVIGVLMPKGVQHDIDYSKKLVEFLKIKHYEVNVEKPVNDLKELISQQIGVNPDEFDAYKTNQPARIRMAVLYGVSAIIGGRVANTCNLSEDFVGYSTKFGDAAGDFSPISDFTKTEVRKLGAELGLPEMFLKKVPEDGMSGKSDEEKLGFSYEVLDEYIRTGNISDLRIKEKIDYLHKINLHKILPMPSYKKGEK; encoded by the coding sequence ATGAAAAATGAAAAAGAGAAAGTTATCGAATGGATAAAAAAATATTTTGAAGAAAATGGAAAAAACTGTAAGGCAGTTGTAGGAATTTCAGGAGGAACAGATTCTTCAGTTGTGACGGCACTTTGTGTGGCAGCTCTGGGACGGGAAAATGTGATAGGAGTTCTTATGCCAAAAGGTGTGCAGCATGATATTGATTATTCCAAAAAATTAGTTGAGTTTTTGAAAATAAAGCATTATGAAGTGAATGTGGAAAAGCCTGTGAATGACTTAAAGGAGTTAATTTCGCAGCAAATAGGAGTAAATCCAGATGAGTTTGACGCCTATAAGACTAATCAGCCTGCTAGAATACGGATGGCTGTGCTTTATGGAGTTTCTGCCATTATTGGCGGGAGAGTGGCTAATACTTGTAATTTGTCGGAAGATTTTGTGGGTTATTCAACAAAATTTGGAGATGCTGCGGGGGATTTTTCTCCAATTTCTGATTTTACAAAAACTGAAGTTCGGAAACTGGGAGCTGAACTTGGACTCCCTGAAATGTTTTTAAAAAAAGTGCCTGAAGATGGAATGAGCGGGAAATCTGATGAGGAAAAATTGGGATTTAGCTATGAAGTTTTGGATGAATATATTAGAACGGGAAACATTTCAGATTTGAGAATAAAAGAAAAAATAGACTATTTACACAAAATAAATTTACACAAAATTTTACCTATGCCATCGTATAAAAAAGGAGAAAAATAA
- a CDS encoding queuosine precursor transporter produces MEFLKHFQFGTNELLWLGYLIFNYTAVLLAYRFWGKVGVLIFVPLSVVLANIQVLKMMTLFGIDTTMGNIAFGGVFLVSDILSEVEGKKYAKKLVTIGFITMVFTTIVMNWALAIKPAPADEFQQHLKPIFGLAINELSVIRVTLASMTAFIISQLFDVWAYQVIRNWRPSYKDIWIRNNLSTVVGQVIDNSLFTILAFAGVYNIQTLFVIAFSTYFLELFISVMDTPFVYLAALWKKQGKIKELDQRI; encoded by the coding sequence TTGGAATTTTTAAAACATTTTCAATTTGGAACAAATGAACTACTATGGCTGGGGTATTTAATATTCAATTATACAGCTGTTTTATTAGCTTATAGATTTTGGGGAAAAGTTGGTGTACTTATTTTTGTACCGCTATCAGTAGTTTTGGCAAATATACAGGTATTAAAAATGATGACATTATTTGGTATTGATACTACAATGGGAAATATTGCGTTTGGTGGTGTATTTTTAGTTTCGGATATTTTATCTGAGGTAGAAGGAAAGAAATATGCAAAAAAATTAGTTACAATTGGATTTATTACAATGGTATTTACTACTATCGTGATGAACTGGGCATTAGCAATAAAGCCTGCTCCAGCAGATGAATTTCAGCAGCATTTAAAACCAATATTTGGACTTGCAATTAATGAATTGTCAGTTATAAGGGTAACATTAGCGAGTATGACAGCATTTATAATATCACAGCTATTTGATGTGTGGGCTTATCAGGTAATTAGAAATTGGCGTCCGAGTTATAAAGATATATGGATAAGAAATAATTTAAGTACAGTAGTTGGACAAGTGATAGATAATTCATTATTTACAATTCTTGCATTTGCAGGTGTATATAATATTCAAACTTTATTTGTCATTGCGTTTTCAACATACTTTCTTGAATTATTTATTTCTGTGATGGATACGCCGTTTGTATATTTAGCGGCATTGTGGAAAAAACAAGGAAAAATTAAGGAGTTAGATCAGCGAATATAA
- a CDS encoding YebC/PmpR family DNA-binding transcriptional regulator — translation MGRHGTIAGRKEAQDRKRAASFTKLVRLITVAARGGENPEFNVALKHAIEKAKAINMPNDNINRAIKKGAGTDGSTAFETLNYEGYGPAGVAIIVEALTDNKNRTASSVKMAFDRNGGNLGVSGSVSYMFGRKGEIIIEKTDDIDEEALMEVALEAGMEDMETLEDSFYITTETGNFDVVADALRNAGYKLLEADIQYLPSIEVETLSEEDLQKLRKLIDTLENDDDVQKVHHNYAGEL, via the coding sequence ATGGGAAGACATGGTACAATAGCTGGGCGTAAGGAAGCACAGGATAGAAAAAGAGCCGCATCATTCACAAAACTTGTTAGACTTATAACAGTGGCAGCAAGAGGTGGAGAAAATCCTGAATTTAATGTTGCCCTCAAACATGCAATCGAAAAAGCAAAGGCAATTAATATGCCTAATGACAACATTAATAGAGCAATCAAGAAAGGAGCAGGAACTGACGGTTCAACAGCTTTTGAAACATTAAATTACGAAGGTTATGGACCTGCGGGAGTTGCTATCATTGTAGAAGCTCTTACAGACAACAAAAATAGGACTGCTTCATCTGTAAAAATGGCTTTTGATAGAAATGGCGGAAATCTTGGCGTTTCTGGGTCAGTTTCATATATGTTCGGAAGAAAAGGTGAAATCATCATTGAAAAGACTGATGACATTGATGAAGAAGCGTTAATGGAAGTAGCACTTGAAGCTGGAATGGAAGATATGGAAACTTTGGAAGACAGTTTTTACATCACAACTGAAACAGGGAACTTTGATGTTGTGGCAGATGCTTTAAGAAATGCAGGATACAAATTATTGGAAGCAGATATTCAATATTTACCGTCGATTGAAGTTGAAACTCTTAGTGAAGAAGACTTGCAAAAATTAAGAAAATTAATTGACACTCTGGAAAATGATGATGATGTTCAAAAAGTTCATCACAATTATGCTGGAGAATTATAA
- a CDS encoding adenylyltransferase/cytidyltransferase family protein, with protein MKKYKTGLVLGRFQTFHKGHEYIINKALEICDKVLVFIGSSDKSGTIENPFSYELREKLIKKIYGNEIVKNKLVISPLADLGAGNVTKWGDYLFCEAGKIFGEVDCIVYGEESKCKSWFSERIKKSVNFIVISRDDIKINASTLREYMRKNDFEKWKEFVNKKNWGEFEEMRKILIEI; from the coding sequence ATGAAAAAATATAAGACAGGCTTGGTTCTGGGAAGATTCCAGACATTTCACAAAGGACACGAATACATTATAAATAAAGCTCTTGAGATATGTGATAAAGTTTTGGTATTTATAGGTTCTAGCGATAAATCTGGAACAATTGAAAATCCTTTTTCCTATGAATTAAGGGAAAAATTGATAAAAAAAATTTATGGAAATGAAATTGTGAAAAATAAATTGGTAATTTCCCCACTTGCTGACTTGGGAGCTGGAAATGTTACAAAATGGGGAGATTATTTGTTTTGTGAAGCGGGAAAAATTTTTGGAGAAGTTGACTGTATCGTATATGGTGAGGAATCTAAATGTAAGAGCTGGTTTAGTGAAAGAATAAAAAAATCTGTAAATTTTATTGTAATTTCTAGAGATGACATAAAAATAAATGCTTCAACTCTGAGAGAATATATGAGAAAAAATGATTTTGAAAAATGGAAGGAATTTGTTAATAAAAAAAATTGGGGAGAATTTGAAGAAATGAGGAAAATTTTGATTGAAATATAA